The Bradysia coprophila strain Holo2 unplaced genomic scaffold, BU_Bcop_v1 contig_151, whole genome shotgun sequence genome contains a region encoding:
- the LOC119074466 gene encoding uncharacterized protein LOC119074466: MEFGELNITASRAFWDDYENIDGDQPVEPIRIELKWLEDHSIEDFKNVKTFITLEGERMRNRISQDAVVPICQLQHQKVFIYMSREKETAICISEETNLNTFGTIGESIADLINSSAVEDVNVVTVNTLPISSYKIGTNERLGGGVTIRGISSGKPLAAVPELMEPNILTGVSAAVASHRHHLNKPFSSYAIYMDSTKTRFEATPAITSFIHSIGLASNIFHEGHPMDESGLYT; this comes from the exons ATGGAGTTCGGTGAATTAAACATTACCGCAAGTCGGGCATTTTGGGATGATTATGAGAATATCGATGGAGACCAGCCCGTGGAACCTATTCG AATCGAGTTGAAATGGTTGGAAGATCATTCAATTGaggatttcaaaaatgtgaaaacattCATCACTTTGGAAGGCGAACGAATGCGGAATCGAATCAGCCAGGACGCCGTCGTTCCCATTTGTCAACTTCAACACCAGAAAGTGTTCATCTATATGTCGCGGGAGAAAGAAACGGCGATTTGCATATCGGAAGAGACGAACCTGAACACGTTCGGAACCATTGGCGAATCCATTGCTGATTTGATAAATAGCTCGGCCGTCGAAGATGTCAATGTGGTGACTGTGAACACATTGCCAATCAGTTCGTATAAGATTGGAACAAATGAGAGGCTAGGTGGTGGCGTAACTATTCGCGGAATAAGTTCGGGTAAGCCATTGGCAGCAGTTCCAGAGTTAATGGAGCCAAACATTTTGACTGGAGTTTCAGCAGCAG ttGCATCGCATCGTCACCATCTGAACAAACCGTTTTCCAGCTACGCCATTTACATGGACTCAACAAAAACGAGATTTGAAGCGACACCAGCGATTACAAGCTTCATTCATTCGATTGGTCTTGCGTCGAACATTTTCCATGAAGGACATCCGATGGACGAGTCCGGCTTGTACACATGA